A single window of Myxocyprinus asiaticus isolate MX2 ecotype Aquarium Trade chromosome 48, UBuf_Myxa_2, whole genome shotgun sequence DNA harbors:
- the LOC127437821 gene encoding NADH dehydrogenase [ubiquinone] 1 alpha subcomplex subunit 9, mitochondrial-like, translating to MAAATMICRPASVLSRISSTCSPVVLAAGPVAVQHRRIHHAVVPRGKGGRSSFSGVAATVFGATGFLGRYVVNRLGRMGSQIVVPHRCDQYDLMYLRPMGDLGQIIFMEWDARDKESIKRAISHSNVVINLVGREWETRNYKFEDVFVSIPQQIARAAREAGIKKFIHMSHLNADIRSPSKYLRNKAVGEAAVREEFPDAIIMKPSECFGREDRFFNHFANMRWFGKAVPLIAMGKKTVKQPVHVVDVAKAIVNAIKDPDAIGKTYALVGPNRYLLHDLVEYVYAVAHRPFVAYPIPRPIYQLIASFFEMNPFEPWTTRDKVDRFHTTDMKFPDLPGLEDLGITPSSVEQKAIETLRRHRRFRFLEAELGETKPAKKVSY from the exons ATGGCGGCTGCCACTATGATTTGCCGTCCTGCGAGTGTCCTTTCAAGGATTTCAA GCACCTGTTCTCCAGTGGTGCTTGCAGCTGGGCCTGTGGCAGTTCAGCATAGGAGGATCCATCATGCCGTGGTGCCCCGGGGAAAAGGAGGCCGCTCCTCCTTCAGTGGAGTAGCTGCAACAGTGTTTGGAGCCACTGGCTTCCTCGGGAGATATGTTGTCAACCGACTCG GACGAATGGGCTCCCAGATCGTGGTTCCCCACCGATGTGACCAGTACGATCTTATGTACCTCAGGCCCATGGGAGATCTCGGCCAGATCATCTTTATG GAATGGGATGCAAGAGATAAAGAATCTATCAAAAGAGCAATCTCTCACTCCAACGTGGTGATCAACCTTGTGGGAAGAGAGTGGGAGACCAG GAACTACAAGTTTGAAGATGTCTTCGTCTCCATCCCTCAGCAGATTGCGAGGGCAGCTCGTGAAGCCGGAATTAAAAAATTCATTCATATGTCCCACCTTAATGCAGATATCCGCAGCCCCTCCAAGTATCTAAGGAATAAG GCTGTAGGTGAGGCAGCAGTGAGGGAAGAGTTTCCTGATGCCATCATTATGAAACCCTCTGAGTGCTTTGGAAGAGAGGACAGATTCTTTAACCATTTTGCTA ACATGCGTTGGTTTGGCAAAGCTGTGCCTCTTATTGCAATGGGCAAGAAGACTGTCAAACAACCTGTTCAT GTGGTGGATGTGGCCAAAGCCATCGTCAATGCCATCAAAGACCCTGATGCCATTGGGAAAACATATGCATTGGTTGG GCCCAATCGGTACTTATTGCATGACTTGGTGGAGTATGTGTACGCAGTGGCCCACAGGCCGTTTGTGGCTTACCCCATACCTCGCCCTATCTATCA GCTCATCGCAAGCTTCTTTGAGATGAATCCTTTCGAGCCCTGGACAACCCGAGATAAAGTAGACCGG TTTCACACAACAGACATGAAGTTCCCCGACCTCCCAGGTCTGGAGGACTTGGGCATCACACCTTCCTCCGTTGAGCAGAAGGCCATTGAAACTTTACGACGTCATCGCCGCTTTCGTTTCCTGGAGGCTGAACTTGGAGAGACCAAGCCTGCCAAAAAAGTCAGCTATTGA